CAACAGATTGACGGCCAGGGGCCAGCGGGCCGTCAATTTTTTGGATAGCGTCGGGGATAGGGTCAGTTCCAGGGGAAGATCGAGCTCTCCCGCGAAAGAAACGGTGCCTCCGGGAACCTCCACCGAGAGGGTTTCTCCGGAGCCCCGGGCCGTGAGCTCCGCTCGGCCGCGGCGTACCCTGAAGGCGCCCCTCACCGAGTCGAAGATCACCACCCGCAATTCCTCAAGACCGAGAAGCTCGGAGAGCTTCCTCGTGGCCGGTATCCCGGAAAGTTTCAGGGGACTCAGGGCGAAAACACCCGCTCCGGAAAGCGTGTCGGGCCACAGATCCGGGCTGAGACCTCGCAGGGTGAAGTTTCCCCCGCCGGAAAAGATTCCCTGAATCTCTCCGGGCAGATCGGGGGAGAGGCCCGACAGAAGGGTTTCCACCCGGAGGGCCTCCACTTTTTCTCGAAGCCGGGTCAGGGGAGGATGGACGGCTAGATCCGCTTCGGCCCGACCCTGTACGCGTCCCCCGGCCACGGCGAAGGAATGCTCCAGGATCAGCCTCCGGGGCGTTCCCGTGAGGGAGATGTGCACCCCGGAAAGCCTCAGCCGGCGATAAAGGACCTCGTCCAGGGAAAGTTCCGCCGAAAGCGAACCCACGGGAAGCGGGGGAACCGGAACGGGCTTTTCCGCTTCGGGCCGCCGGGACGACCGGCCCGGTGTCTTCCCCCGGGGGGTCTCCGAGCTCCCGATCAGGAAGGGGGTCACATCCAGGCGTTTTCCCGTAAGGCGAAGCCTGACCTTCGGGGTTCGGCGGAAGTCCTCCACCCGCACCTCGAGGGCGTAGGGTTCGCCGAGGAGGACGAAGTTCAGCGTGCCCTCCAGAGCCTTCGGAGAAAGGGAGGCCCGAAGGTCGAAGGGAATGTCCAGGCGGGGAAGCTTTCCCGTCCGATCCAGAAACAGAAGGCGGCCCCGGTGTACGGAGATCTCCGGAACGAGGAGCGTGAGAAACCTCCCCCCGGAGGGGGTCTTCCCCCCGGAGGAGGGGCCCTTCCCCGGGGAAATCTCCCTTCCTTCTCGCCGGGCCAGGAAACGGAGACTCTCCCAGTTGAAGGAGCCGTCCTTCCGGCGCACCACCCGGAGGAAGGGGGCTTCGATCCGGACGCCGGTGAGGACCACCTTTCCGCGAAGAAGGGCCCGCAGGGAAGGGCGCACCCTCAGGGCCCCGAGGCGCAGAAAGTCCGTCCGGCCGTCCTCCTCCTTTATCCGGAGCTCCCTCAGATAAACGCCACGAAAAAGTCCCACCCGCACCTCCTCAAGGGTGACCCTGCGTCCGGAGAGCCTCTCCAGCTCCCTTACCACCAGAGGGCGGATCCTTTCGGGCTTGAGGTAGTGATGCACCAGGAAGGCGGCCCCGCCCACGATAACCACACCCAGAATGAGGAGAGCCAGGAGAAACCTCTTCATCGTCAATAAGCGTACCTTTTGAGGACCAGGATAGCAAAGGCCGCGGGGAGGACCAACCCCAGAAAATAGGCGATTTCTGGAGGGATGCGGCCTCCGGCGGAAAGCACCTTTATCCCCAGAAACCAGGCGTAGGTCAGGATCACCGCCGCGAGTCCCGCCGAAAGTCCCTTGGCCAGCGCCCGTTTCCCGCGAAAGGAGAGAAAGACGGCCAGGGCCGGAGCCAGCACCAGAACTCCTATAAGGGGATAGAAAAGCCGAAAAAGGATCTCCGAAACGGGTTCCGCCGGCGAAAGGCCGCTTTCCCTCAGAAAACGATATCTTTCCCGGAGGGCCCGGAGGGAGAGGGTTTTAAGGGGTTGTTTTACCGAAAGGAGGACTTCCGGGGAGAAGGGGATGCGGAAGATCTTTTTCCGGAAGACCCTGGGGGTGAATCGACCGGCTCGTTCCGCGTATATTCCTTCCTCGAGGAGCCACCGGTTTCGTTTAAGATAGCGTGCTTTCCGGGCGTAGAGGTAGGCCCGGGGACCGGTGCGGCCCTTTTTAAGGTAGAAGAAGTCCGCGAGGTATTCCCCCCGGGGCTCGAGGGGGGTGGCGGAGAGGAGGAAGTCCGGTCCGGCGAAGAAGAGACGGCCGGAGGAGAGGACGGTCTGGGGACGGTGTCCCTTGATGCGGACCTCCCAGGTGTAAAGCGCCCGGTAGGAGGCTCCGGGAAGGCTCAGGGCCAGGAATCCGGAAACCGCAAGGGAAAGAAGGAAACCGGCCGCCAGATAAGGGGCGACGATTCTGGAGGGAGAAAATCCCAGGGTCCTTAAGGCCAGGAGTTCCTGTCCCCGGGAGAGCATGGCCAGCGAGGCCAGGGCCGCAAGCCCCAGGGCCGGCGGCCAGACCTGCATAAGGATCTCTGGCAGCCGATAGGCCAGGTAGAGGAAAAAGACCGATACCGGGGCCCTGGCCACGAGCACATCTTCCAGGCGTTCGAAGAATTCCACCAGGAAGTAGATCCCGGAGAGGGCCACAAGCATCAGGGGAAGAAACAGATAGAGCGGGCTTAGGAGGTAGCGCTGGTAGGTTTTCATGTTCCCTTCCTGAAACGCAGGTATAGGATGAAGGCCGCAAGTCCCGTGGCCACCGGGGGAAGGGCCAGGGCCGCCGGGGGTGGAAGATATCCGCTTTCGGCAAGGGTGGTGGCCAGGGAAAAGAGCAGGTAATAGGCCAGGTAGAGAAAGAGGGCTGCACCCAGGGCGAGTCCCCGGCCCGAGGTGCGGAGTCTGGTTCCGAGGGGCGGGGCCAGAAGGGGTAGCACCAGGGCCGCAAGGGGATAAAAGAACCGCTGGTAAAATTCCGTGAGGTACTTACGCCGTTTGCGCGGGGGGAGCACCCTCCGGTGCCCCCGCGTCCAGAGTTCCGAAAGACCCATTTCCCCCCGCTTGAGTTCTCTTTCCACGGAAAGTCGAAGCGGAAGGCGATAGCGGTATTCTCCGAAGTAGAAGTTTTCCACCTCCCGAAGATCCGGAGAGAAGAAGTGCCCCTCACCTCTTTCCATAATCAGCTCGGCCTCGTGTCCTTTCACCAGAAGGCGTCCCTTTTCGGCGTAAAGAATCCCCTTTTTTCCCGAACGAGTCTCCTCAAAAAGATAGAACCGTCGAAAGTGGAATCCCTTTTTCACTTTTTCGGCGTAGAGGAGAAGGCCCGGGAACCAGTCCACCGGTGTTTTCTCGGGAAGCCCCCTCTCGAGCCTCCGGGTGGCCAGGGAGTAGAGGAGGTCGCGCATGGCCCGTTTGGCCCGGGGGAGAAGAAAGAGATTGAGTCCCAGGGTGATCAAAAAAACGGCCAGGGCGAAGAAAAGCACCGGTCGATAGAGCCGCCCCGGGGAGACCCCCAGGGCGGAAAGGGCCAGGAGCTCCTGATCGTGGGAAAGGCGCATAAAGGAAAGTAATACTCCGGCGAGGGCCGCAAGGGGCAGGGCAAAAGGCACGAGAAAAACGGCCAGATTTACGGAAAAGAGGAGGAGGTCACCGGGGCCTCCGCCTCGTGCGGTGATTTCCGGGCCGAAGTCGGCCATGCGGGTGAGCATCAGAAGAAGGAGGGCCACCAGCAACACGGTGAGGAAGTTTGAAAGGATTTCCCGCAGGAGGTATCTTGTGAGCACGGAAAGAATTTTAGCCCATGCCCGGTTTTTCGGCTACGGAGATAACGGTCTTCTACGCCCTTTTTTCCTCGGTGGCCGAGGAGATGGGGGTGGTGCTTCGCCGCTCGGCCTTTTCCCCCAACATAAAGGAACGACAGGACTTCTCCTGCGCTCTCTTTGACGGGGAAGGACGGTTGCTCGCCCAGGCCGCCCACATTCCCGTCCATCTGGGAGCCCTTCCGGATACCGTGGCCGAGATACGGAGGCTCTTCGAGCTTCACCCCGGAGATGTGATCATCACCAACGATCCCTATCGGGGAGGCACGCACCTTCCGGACCTCACCCTGGTCAAACCGGTGTTCGTGGAGGGGCGACTGGCCTTTTTCCTGGCCGTGCGGGCCCATCACGCCGATGTGGGAGGGAGGTATCCCGGCTCCATGGCGCTTTCCCGGCACATCGAGGAGGAGGGAGTGCTCATTCCCCCCACCAGGCTCGTTGAGGCCGGCCGGTTCCGCCGGGATTTCTGGGAGGACTTTCTCTCCCGGGTGCGGGGGCGAGAGGAGCGGGAGGGGGACCTGCGGGCGCAACTTGCCGCGCTGGAAAGGGGCGAAAAACGCCTGCTGGCCCTGGTTTCCCGGTACGGGCTTTCCGAGCTTTTGAGCCGGGGGGAGGAGCTCCAGCGCTACTCCGAGAACTACATGCGCGAGGTCCTGAGAGAGATACCCCGGGGCCGTTACTACTTCGAGGACTACCTCGACGACGACGGGGAGGGAGGCCCCCCGGTGCCCATAAGGCTTACGCTTACGGTGGAGGATGGCCGGGTGGTTCTCGACTTTCGGGACTCGGCCCCGGAGCTCGAGACCGGGCTCAACGCCGTGCGGTCGGTGACCCGGGCGGCGGTCTTTTATGTGTTCCTTTCCCTGGCCGGAGGACTCGTTCCCCCCAATCAGGGGGCCCTGGCCCCTCTCGAAGTCCTCACCCGGCCCGGCACGGTGGTGGACGCCCGTCCACCGGCCCCGGTGGCCGGAGGCAATGTGGAGACCTCCCAGCGCATCGTGGATGTGATTCTGGGGGCCCTGGCCCAGGCCGTGCCGGAGAGGATTCCCGCCGCCTCCTGCGGATCCATGAACAATGTGGCCTTCGGCGGGGAGGACTTCGCCTACTACGAGACCATAGGCGGGGGGATGGGCGGGCGTGCGGGAGCCCCCGGACTTTCCGGCGTGCACACCCACATGACCAACACCCTGAACACCCCGGTGGAGGCCCTGGAGCTCGGCTACCCCCTGGTGGTGGAACGCTACGGATTGAGGCCTCGCTCCGGAGGGGGCGGACGGTTCCGGGGGGGAGACGGGCTGGTGCGGCGTTTCCGGTTCCTGGCTCCGGTAACGGTAAGTCTCCTCACGGAAAGGCGGAAACTTTCGCCTTACGGTCTCTTCGGAGGCAAACCGGGGAAGCGGGGGCGGAATTTGCTTTTTGATCGGAATGGCCGTAAGAGGGTCCTCCCCGGGAAGGGGGTTTTCGATCTCAAGCCCGGAGAAGTTCTGGAGATCCGTACCCCCGGAGGGGGTGGTTACGGCCGCAGGGACTGATGGAGGCGGCCCTTTACCTCCATGTTCCCTTCTGCCGGGGAAAGTGTCCCTACTGCGACTTCTACTCCGTTACCGAGCCCCCGGACGAATCCCTTTACCTTTCCGCGGTGCTGGCCGAGGTCCGTCTCTGGCGTGAACGGATCCCCCGCAAGACCGTCTTCGTGACCTTCTACGCCGGAGGAGGCACCCCTTCCCTTCTTTCCCCGGACTTTTATGCCCGGCTCTTTGAGGAACTTTCCCGCCTTCTTTCTTTTTCTCCGGTGGAGCTCACCCTGGAGGCCAACCCGGAGGGACTCTCCCTGAAGCGTCTCGAGGGGTATCTCCGGGCCGGTTTTAATCGGCTAAGCCTCGGCCTTCAGAGTTTGCAGCCCGAGGGACTTCTGGCCCTGGGACGCCGGCACGGCCCGGAGGAGGCCCGGGCCGCGGTGGAGGCGGCCCGCCGGGCCGGCTTCGAAAACCTCTCCCTGGACTTCATTTTCGGCTGGCCGGGTGAGACCCCCGCACACCTGCAGAAGGACCTGGACGAGGCCCTTCGCCTCGCTCCGGAACATCTCTCCTGGTACGAGCTCACCCCGGAGGAGGGGACTCCCCTTTTCCGGGCCCTGGCCGAGGGACGGGTCCGCCTTCCCGGGGAGGAGGTGCTGGTGGACATGCACCGGACGATCCACGAGAGACTTACGGGGGAAGGATTCGAGCACTACGAGATCTCCAATTACGCCCGGCCCGGTCGGCGCTGTCTTCACAACCTCTTCTACTGGAAGGCCCTTCCCTATCTGGGCCTGGGTCCGGCCGCGGCCTCTTTCCTCGGTAAGCGGCGCTACCGGAATCCCGAGGATCTGAAGACCTATCTTTCCACCGTAAGGAGCGGCACCCTGGCCGCCCGCCTGGAGGAGGTCCTCTCCCCGGAGGAGGCGCTGCGGGAGGCGGTAATCCTCTCCCTCCGCCTCTCCGAAGGGGTTAGACGGAAGGAATTCCGGCGACGCTTCGGAAGGGATCCCCTGGAGTCGTTTTCTAAGGAAATAAAAGATCTCGAGCGTAAGGGTCTGGTTGAGGCGGACGAGGAGGGCTTCCGGCTCACCTTTGCCGGAAGACTCCTGGCCAATCAGGTGCAGTTGCATTTTGTTTGAGGTTGTATTATATTTCGACTAACGGGCGGGCATAGCTCAGGGGTAGAGCATCAGCTTCCCAAGCTGAGGGTCGCGGGTTCGAATCCCGTTGCCCGCTCCAGTAAAATTTTGGAAAGGGCCGAAAGTGGGCCTTAGTGCCCACTTTTTTGTTATGGTCCCCGGAAAGGGGCCCTGATGACGAGGGATGCACGCCGTGGAGAGGGAGAAACTCATACGGGAGGTCTGGGAGCTGGCCGAGCCGGTGATTATGGCCCGGGGGCTCGAGCTGGTGGAGGTGGAGTGGCAGAGGGAGCCCCGGGGCTGGGTGCTACGGATCTACATCGACAAACCCGGGGGGGTGACGCTCGGCGACTGCGTGAAGATAAGCGAGGTGGTGGGAGACTTGCTCGATGCCCGGGACCTCATCCACCATTCCTATCATCTCGAGGTATCCTCTCCCGGACTGGAGCGTCCTCTGCGCAAAAAGGAGGACTTTGATCGTTTCGCCGGGGATCGGATCAAGGTGATCCTGAAAGAGCCTCTTTCGGGGCGTAAGACTTTTACCGGTCTTTTGAGGGGGCTTGAGGGGGAGGAGGTCCTGATCGAGGTGGCCGAGGGGGTGATCCGGATTCCTTACGGGGCCATCAAAAAGGCCCGGCTCAAGCCGGAAATCCAGTTTTAGGAGCGAGACCATGGCCGAGGATGTAAGGAAGATCGTGGAGCTGATGAGCAAGGAGCGGGGGCTTCCCAAGGAGGTGATCGTTTCGGCCCTGGTGGAGGGGATGCGCACGGCGGCCCAGAAGAGGCTGGGCCCCCAGGCCGAGGTGGAGGCCATCTACGACGAGGATCGCGGCGAGATCGAGGTTTTTCGTCTCTACGAGGTGGTGGAGGAGGTGCGCAATCCGGAAAAGGAAATCTCTCTGGCGGAGGCCCGCAAGAAGAATCCCTCGGCCCGGGTGGGAGACACCATCGGCGAGCCGGTCAACATTCGCGATCTGGGGCGTATCGCCGCTCAGCTCACCAAGCAAATCCTCACCCAGAAGATCCGGGGAGCGGAAAGGGAACTTATCTATCAGGAGTACAAGGGCAAGATCGGGGAGATCGTGAGCGGGTTCGTGCACAGGTTTAGCAAGAGGGATGTAATCCTCTCCTTGGGGAGGGCCGAGGCCCTGCTTCCGGAAAAGGAACAGATCCCCACGGAGAGGTATCACCGGGGCGAACGCCTCAGGGCCCTTCTCATAGAGGTGCGCCGCACCGGGGATCCCCAGCTGGTGGTCTCCCGCACGCATCCGGAATTTCTCAAGAAGCTCTTCGAGCGCGAGGTCCCGGAGATCCGGGAGGGTATCGTTAAGATCGTGGCGGTGGCGCGGGAGCCCGGTCGTCGGGCCAAGATGGCGGTTACCTCTACGGATCCGGAGGTGGATCCGGTGGGGGCCTGCGTGGGGCTGCGGGGTTCTCGCGTCCAGGTGGTGGTGCAGGAGCTCAAGGGGGAGAAGATCGACATCATTCCCTGGGATCCGGACCCGGCCAAGCTCGTTTACAACGCCCTTTCCCCGGCGGAGTGCACCCAGGTGATCGTGGACGAGGAGACCAAGACCCTCGAGGTCATCGTGCCCGACGATCAGCTCTCGCTGGCCATCGGGCGGGAGGGCCAGAATGTGCGCCTGGCCTCCAAGCTTCTCGGCTGGCGCATCGATGTGTATAGTGAGACCCAGTACGCCCGCAGGCAGGATCCCGAATTTCTCCGGATGCTCGAGGTGGAGGGGCTTTCCGAGGAGGTGGCCGGGAGGCTTTACGACCAGGGTATCAATTCGGTGAAGGCGCTTGCGGAGGCCGATCCGCAAAAAGTGGCGGAGATCGGTCGGTTGCGTCTTTCCGAGGCGGAGGAGGTGGTGGCCCGGGCCCGGGAGAAGCTTTCCACGGGAGACGATGGGTAGGAAGGGGCATGTGCCGATACGGATGTGCGTATTTTGCGGGAGAAGAGCGCCGAAGGGCGAACTTTTGCGGCTGGTCCTCGACGGGGAGGGGCGGCCGGTTTACGACGCCGCGCAGAGGCTTCCCGGGCGCGGGGCCTACCTCTGCGGGGAGGAGAGGTGTTTAAGCAAACTTGCGACCCCAAAAGGACAGCGACGCCTTGGGCGGGCCTTTCGGGGAAGGATGAGGGGCTTTTCCCCGACCCTCATACAGGTCCTTTTGGGGGCAAGAGGAGGCCGGAAAAACGATGAGCAAGATTCGGATCTATGATCTGGCGAGGGAACTCGACCTCGGACCCAAGGAACTGGCCGAAAAGGTCAAGGCCATGGGCATAGAGATCAAGAGTCACTCTTCGACCATTTCCGAGGAGGAGGCCGCGCGGGTACGGGCGGAGCTCGGGCGTCACCGGGAGGGGGATGAAAAGCGGCCCGCGGAATCTTCTTCGTCGGAGGAGGCTCCCCAGGCGGTGATCATACGCCGGCGCGAGGAGAAGGAGACCCGGCCCAAGCGGCTTAAACTGAAGATCCGCAAACCCAGGCCCCGGGCCGAAGAACCGTTGCCTCCGGAGGAAACGGCCGCGGAAGAGAAGGAGGAACGCCGGGAGGAAACCGCGCCTGAGTCCCCGGCACCGGAACCCCCTCCGGAGTCCCGGGAGGAATCCGGTCCCGAGGAGACCCCCCGGGAGACCATAGGCCTTAAGGCCAGGATCGTTTCGCGAATCGACACCGAGAAGATTTCTCCCAAACCCAGGAAGCGGGTGGTCAAAGACTTCAAGCCCCGGCGTGCGGCGGCTCCTCCTCCGCCTCCCCCCAAGCCCGAGGAGACCGAGGAAAAGAAGGCCCGCAAGAAGAAAAAGGTCCGGGAGGAGACCGAGGAGCGTCCCAAGAAGAAGGCCAGGAAGAAGGTGGTGGCCGAGGCCAGGAGCGAGCGGGAGGAGATTCTGGAAGAGCTGGAGCTGATGGAGGAGCTGGAGAAAGGCCCGGAGGGGCTGGAGATGCTTCCGGAGGAGGAGCCGGGGGAGGAGAAGGCGGAGGGAAGACCCGAACGGGAGGAAAGGGAGAAGAAGACCGAAAGACCGCCCACCCTTCCCCCGAAAAAGAAGAAGATCAGGGTTCACGGGACCATTCAGGTGGGCGAGCTGGCCCGGGAGATGGGGGTGAAGGCCGCGGACATCATCCGCAAGTTCATGGAACTGGGGACCATGGTCACCATCAATCAATCCATAGACGCGGAGACCGCGGCCATCGTGGCTTCGGAGTTCGGCTACGAGGTGGAGACGGCCACGGTCGAGGAGGAGGCCCTCCTCGAGTACACGCCGCCCTCTCCGGAGGAGCTCGAGCCCCGTCCCCCCATCGTGACGGTGATGGGTCATGTGGATCACGGGAAGACCACCCTTCTCGATGCCATCCGCAAGACGGATGTGGCCTCGCGGGAGGCCGGGGGAATCACCCAGCACATCGGGGCCTACAAGGTGAGGCTTCCCGACGGGCGGGAGATTACCTTTATCGACACTCCCGGACACGAGGCCTTCACCTCCATGCGGGCCCGGGGAGCCCAGGTAACGGACATAGTCATTCTGGTGGTGGCCGCGGACGACGGAGTGATGGATCAGACCCGGGAGGCCATCGATCACGCGCGGGCCGCCGGGGTGCCCATCGTGGTGGCCATCAACAAGATCGACAAGCCGGAAGCCAATCCTGAAAGGGTTAAGAGCGAACTTGCGGAGCTGGGCCTGGTGCCGGAGGAGTGGGGTGGCGAGACCCTGGTGGCGGAGGTCTCGGCCAAGAAGCGGCAGGGGATAGAGGATCTCCTCGAGCTGGTTTTGCTTCAGGCGGAGATGCTGGAGCTCAAGGCTGCTCCGAGGCGTCCGGCCCGGGGCCGCATCATCGAGAGTCGTCTCGATCGGGGTAAGGGGCCGGTGGCCACGGTGATCGTCCAGGAGGGGACCCTGCGGGAGGGCGATCCCTTCGTGGCGGGGCTTACTTACGGACGCGTGCGGGCCATGCTCGACGAGTACGGCCGGAGGGTAAGGGAGGCCCCTCCGGCCACCCCGGTGGAGGTCCTGGGTTTCGAGGAGGTGCCCGGAGCCGGTGACGACTTCATCGTGATGCCGGACGAGACGGCGGCGCGGCGGGTGGCCGAATACCGGCAGCGCAAGGCCCGCGAGGCGGAAGCCGCCCGGGAGGCCCGTCTCTCCCTGGAAAAGGTCTTCGAGAAACTCAAGGAAGGCGAGATCAGGGAACTCAAGATCGTGCTCAAGGCCGATGTCCAGGGAACGCTCGAGGCCCTTTCCGAGGCCCTGCGCAAACTTTCCACCGATGAGGTCCGGGTGAACATCATTCGCTCCGGGATCGGGGCCATCAGCGAGAGTGATGTCATGCTGGCCGCGGCATCGGAGGCCATCGTGATCGGTTTCAATGTCCGGCCCACAGCCAAGGCCAAGGAGATCGCCAAGCAGGAAAAGGTGGACATCCGTTACTACGATGTGATTTACCAGGCCATTGAGGAGGTGAAGAAGGCCCTCTCCGGGTTGCTCGAACCGGAATACGAGGAGCGGATCGTGGGCGTGGCCGAGGTGCGGGCCACCTTCAGGGTGCCGAAGGTGGGCACGGTGGCCGGTTGCTATGTCAAGGAGGGGAAGCTGGTGCGCGGAGGAAGCGTGCGTCTGCTGAGGGAGGGGGTGGTGGTTTACACCGGAAAGATCTCCTCGCTCAAGCGCTTCAAGGAGGATGTCCGTGAGGTGGCCGCGGGTTACGAGTGCGGCGTGGGCCTGGAGAACTTCCAAGACATAAAGGAGGGGGACATCCTCGAGGCCTACGAAATGGTGGAGGTGAAGAGGGAACTCTGATGCGCAGGTTCGATTTTTTGAAAAACAATGCCCGGTACCTTCCTACGAATTATACCGCAAAAGAGGTGCAGAGAATGTTAAGTTTAGCGGAGAAGCTTGCCGCGAGGGTGGGCTTTACGAACGAAGTCGGATCTGGATTGAGTTTCTCAGGGCCATCGGGGATCTTGCGGCCCCTTTTGAGGTTCACTTCGCCCGGCCCGAGGAATTCGAGAATTACTATCGGCCCCTGGCCCGGAAGTTCAGAAAGATAGAGTGATAGAGATGGTGGTGGGCGTGGTGCGGATGGAATTTTTCATTCCCGGCAACAATTCCCTTAAGGGGAAGAGGCAGGTGGTAAAGAGTCTGGTCCACAGGCTGGAGGCCCGGTTCAGGAAGATCTCCGTGGCGGAGGTGGACGAGCAGGACCTCTGGCAGAAGGCGGTCATCGGGGTTTCCACCGTGGGAACGGACCGGGCCCTGGTGGATCGGCGCCTGAACGAGGTGCTCTCTTTCGTGGAGGGGTTTGACGGGCTGGAACTCCTTTCCGCGGAGATAGACTTCATTTCCTATTAAAGATGCACTATCGCCATCTCCGGGTAGCGGAACTCATACGGGAGGCCCTTTCCGTGATTCTGCTGGAGGAGGTGCGGGATCCGGACCTGCAGGGGTTCATCACCGTTTCCGAGGTGGAGGTTACTCCGGATCTCCGGAGGGCGCATGTCTATTACCGGGTCCACGGAGGGGAAGAGGAGTGGCGGCGGGCGGAAAGGGGATTTCGCCGGGCCCACCGCTACATAAAGCATCTCCTGGGGGAACACCTCTTCCTGAAGTACATTCCGGAGCTCGAATTTCATCCGGATCGGCGTCCGGAGGAGGCCGAGGCCCTGGAGGAACTTTTCGCGAGGATACGCCATGAAGGGGATAAGGGAGATTCTTGAAAACACGGAGACCTTTATTTTGGCCACCCATGTTAATCCGGATGCCGACGGTCTCGGATCCATGCTGGCCATGCACCTGGTGCTCCGGGCCCGGGGTCTGCGGAGCGTGCCCCTGGTGGAGGAAACCCCCCCGGGATTTCTGGACTTTCTGCACGGTTTTGAGGACCTGGTTCCGGTGAAGGATTTCCGGCGGAAGGACTTTCCCGTGGGCGAGAGCGTGGCCCTGGTGTTCGATCTTTCCGAGGCGGACCGTTTGGGAGAGGTGGCCCCCCTCGTTCAGTCGGCCCGGGAGAGGATCGTTTTCGATCATCACGATCGTTCCGGGGATCCCCTTCCCGGGCACCTCGTTCTCGAACCCGGGGCTCCGGCCACGGCCCTTCTGGTTTTCAGGCTTCTCCGGGGATTGCGCTGGGCCATTCCTCCCGGGGCGGCGGAAAACCTTTACGCCGGACTTTACAGCGACACGGGAGGGTTTCGCTTCGAGAAGACCGGGGAGGAGAGTTTTCTCGTCGCCGCGGAACTGGTGCGTCTGGGGGCACGGCCGGCGGTGGTGGGGGAAAAACTCCTGGAGAATCATCCTCCCGCCCGCTTTGAGCTTATGAAGCGCGTGCTCGAACGCCGGGAGTGGCTCGCCGGAGGCCGGGGGGTCCTTTCCTTTCTGACCCTGGGGGATTTCGAGGAGGCCGGATGTGGCCCCTCCGAGGCCGAAGACCTGGCCACCTTCCTGAGGAGCATGCGCGGGGTGGAGGTGGCGGTGGTGGTCAAGGAGATCCGACCGGGGGAGGTGGGGGTGAGCCTCCGGAGTCGCGGGGCCGTGGATGTGGCGGAACTGGCCGCCTCCGAGGGGGGAGGCGGCCACCGTCGGGCCGCGGGTTTCCGGAAAAGAGATCTTCCGCTGGAAAAGGTGTTATCTTTGGTAAGAGAGAAAGTAACTCTGGCGCTGGAGGGGTTATGACGGTTGAGGGTGTTCTGGTGCTCGACAAACCCAGGGACATGACCTCCACGGAGGCGGTGGAGAGGCTCAAGCGTCTGCTGCGGGTGCGTAAGGCTGGCCACGGAGGGACGCTGGATCCCTTTGCCACCGGGGTGCTTCCGGTGTGTCTGGGACGGGCCACCAAGATCGCTCAGTTCATCCTGGAGGGAGACAAGCGTTACGAAGGGGTCTTCGAGCTGGGGATCATCACCGACACCTACGATCTCACCGGAGAGGTGGTGGAGCGGCGGCCGGTTCCGGAGCTTTCCGCCGAGGAGGTGACCCGGGTCATGGAGGAATTCGTGGGGATCCTCGAACAGGTCCCTCCACCTTACTCCGCAGCCAAGTACAAGGGGCGTCCCCTGTATCAATGGGCCCGAAAGGGGGTGGCCGTAAAAAAGGAGCCCAAGCAGGTGGAGATCCTGGAGTTTCGTTTAAAAAGTTTTGATCCCCCTCGGGTTTTCTTTGAGGTTTACTGCAGCAAGGGAACCTATGTGCGGTCGCTGGTTCACGAGGTGGGGCTAAGGCTGGGTTGTGGGGCCACGCTGGTGGAATTGCGCCGCACCCAGAAGGGGCCTTTTCGTCTGGAGGAGGCCCTCACCCTGGAGGAGGTGGAAAAACTTCATGCGGAGGGGAAACTCGCGGAAAGGATAAGGTCCGTGGAGGAGGCCCTTTCCTTCATTCCGGCCATCGTGGTTTCTACGGAGATGGCCCGGCGCCTCCGCCAGGGCCGTCCCCTGTCCCTGAATGTGCTGGGCAATCTGGTGCGGCTTCAGAAGGTTCCGCGCCGGCCGCGGGTTCCCTGGCTCAGAATCGTTACCGAGGAGGGAGATCTGGTGGCGGTGACCTATTATCCGGAGAGATTTTCCGGGGACGGATGGGCGGAAATGTTGCGGGTTTTCGTTTCCTAGGTTTAGATAAAGCTAGGCTCCCG
The window above is part of the Thermosulfurimonas sp. F29 genome. Proteins encoded here:
- the hemW gene encoding radical SAM family heme chaperone HemW, which codes for MEAALYLHVPFCRGKCPYCDFYSVTEPPDESLYLSAVLAEVRLWRERIPRKTVFVTFYAGGGTPSLLSPDFYARLFEELSRLLSFSPVELTLEANPEGLSLKRLEGYLRAGFNRLSLGLQSLQPEGLLALGRRHGPEEARAAVEAARRAGFENLSLDFIFGWPGETPAHLQKDLDEALRLAPEHLSWYELTPEEGTPLFRALAEGRVRLPGEEVLVDMHRTIHERLTGEGFEHYEISNYARPGRRCLHNLFYWKALPYLGLGPAAASFLGKRRYRNPEDLKTYLSTVRSGTLAARLEEVLSPEEALREAVILSLRLSEGVRRKEFRRRFGRDPLESFSKEIKDLERKGLVEADEEGFRLTFAGRLLANQVQLHFV
- the infB gene encoding translation initiation factor IF-2, which gives rise to MSKIRIYDLARELDLGPKELAEKVKAMGIEIKSHSSTISEEEAARVRAELGRHREGDEKRPAESSSSEEAPQAVIIRRREEKETRPKRLKLKIRKPRPRAEEPLPPEETAAEEKEERREETAPESPAPEPPPESREESGPEETPRETIGLKARIVSRIDTEKISPKPRKRVVKDFKPRRAAAPPPPPPKPEETEEKKARKKKKVREETEERPKKKARKKVVAEARSEREEILEELELMEELEKGPEGLEMLPEEEPGEEKAEGRPEREEREKKTERPPTLPPKKKKIRVHGTIQVGELAREMGVKAADIIRKFMELGTMVTINQSIDAETAAIVASEFGYEVETATVEEEALLEYTPPSPEELEPRPPIVTVMGHVDHGKTTLLDAIRKTDVASREAGGITQHIGAYKVRLPDGREITFIDTPGHEAFTSMRARGAQVTDIVILVVAADDGVMDQTREAIDHARAAGVPIVVAINKIDKPEANPERVKSELAELGLVPEEWGGETLVAEVSAKKRQGIEDLLELVLLQAEMLELKAAPRRPARGRIIESRLDRGKGPVATVIVQEGTLREGDPFVAGLTYGRVRAMLDEYGRRVREAPPATPVEVLGFEEVPGAGDDFIVMPDETAARRVAEYRQRKAREAEAAREARLSLEKVFEKLKEGEIRELKIVLKADVQGTLEALSEALRKLSTDEVRVNIIRSGIGAISESDVMLAAASEAIVIGFNVRPTAKAKEIAKQEKVDIRYYDVIYQAIEEVKKALSGLLEPEYEERIVGVAEVRATFRVPKVGTVAGCYVKEGKLVRGGSVRLLREGVVVYTGKISSLKRFKEDVREVAAGYECGVGLENFQDIKEGDILEAYEMVEVKREL
- a CDS encoding YlxR family protein; translated protein: MGRKGHVPIRMCVFCGRRAPKGELLRLVLDGEGRPVYDAAQRLPGRGAYLCGEERCLSKLATPKGQRRLGRAFRGRMRGFSPTLIQVLLGARGGRKNDEQDSDL
- the nusA gene encoding transcription termination factor NusA, translating into MAEDVRKIVELMSKERGLPKEVIVSALVEGMRTAAQKRLGPQAEVEAIYDEDRGEIEVFRLYEVVEEVRNPEKEISLAEARKKNPSARVGDTIGEPVNIRDLGRIAAQLTKQILTQKIRGAERELIYQEYKGKIGEIVSGFVHRFSKRDVILSLGRAEALLPEKEQIPTERYHRGERLRALLIEVRRTGDPQLVVSRTHPEFLKKLFEREVPEIREGIVKIVAVAREPGRRAKMAVTSTDPEVDPVGACVGLRGSRVQVVVQELKGEKIDIIPWDPDPAKLVYNALSPAECTQVIVDEETKTLEVIVPDDQLSLAIGREGQNVRLASKLLGWRIDVYSETQYARRQDPEFLRMLEVEGLSEEVAGRLYDQGINSVKALAEADPQKVAEIGRLRLSEAEEVVARAREKLSTGDDG
- the rimP gene encoding ribosome maturation factor RimP, whose product is MHAVEREKLIREVWELAEPVIMARGLELVEVEWQREPRGWVLRIYIDKPGGVTLGDCVKISEVVGDLLDARDLIHHSYHLEVSSPGLERPLRKKEDFDRFAGDRIKVILKEPLSGRKTFTGLLRGLEGEEVLIEVAEGVIRIPYGAIKKARLKPEIQF